CTGACCGGCCGCTTTAGCTTGCGCTTCGGCCCACAGACGGCCCTGGCCACGGTGCCGGTGCTCACGGCCGAGCTGGTGAGCGTGTACCCCAACCCGGCTCACGGCTCGTTTGCTGTGCTGGTGCCGGGTGTGGCGCAAGCCACCTCGGTTCAGGCGGAGTTGCTTAACACGCTGGGCCAGGCAGTGCGCCGCCAATCGGCCGCGCTGCCGGCGGCCGGCACCACGCTCACGGTCGAAACGGCTAACCTGGCCGCTGGGGTGTACACGCTGCGCCTGACGGCGGGCGCCACTGTCCTGGCCAAGCGCGTGGTTATTCAATAGCTTTTTTCCAACTTTAGCCGGCCTCGCCCGTGGGGCCGGCGCTAACTTCTCTCTTATGAAACTACTGCTAACAATGGCCCTGCTGCTGGCGCTCACTGGCCTGGCCCAGGCGCAGGCCCCAGGCTCGACGGGCCCCACGCCGCAGGCCGTGACGTCCGTGCCGCTCGACGGCGGGGCCTCGCTGCTGCTGGCCTCGGGCGTGGCCTACGGCCTCAAGCGCCTGCGCCAGCGCCGCGCTCGCTAAAGCGAGCCAATAGCTTCGCTCTACCCCTCAAGCCCCCGCTGCTACCTGGCAGCGGGGGCTTTTGCGCGCCAGGGGCGGTACTTTTGAGGAAATATGCGTTATTTCATTCATCTGGCCTACGACGGCACGGCCTACAGTGGCTGGCAGGTGCAGCCGGGCGTACCTACCGTGCAGGAAGCCCTCAACACCGCGTTAAGCAACGTGCTGCGCCAGTCCGTACGCACCCAGGGCAGCGGGCGCACCGATGCCGGGGTGCACGCCAGCCACCAGGTAGCTCATTTCGAAGCCGACTTTCCGCCCGAGATGACGCTCGACCTGCTGCGCTACCGCCTCAACCGCGCCTTGCCGCCCGATGTGCAGGTGTTTCGCATTCATGAGGTCGATGAGCGCGCCAACGCCCGCTTCTCAGCTGAGGCCCGCACCTACGAGTATTTCGTGCGCCTGCGGCCCGACCCCTTCCGGCGCGACCAGGCGCTGTACCTCGACCGGGGCCGGCCCGACGTAGGCGCCATGAATGTGGCCGCTTCCTATTTGGTTGGCCAGTTCGACTTCACGGCCTTCTCGAAGGTGAAAGGGGCCGAAACCCACTACATCTGCTGCCTCTACGAGGCTGGCTGGCACGAAACAGCCGAGGGGCTGGTATTTCGCATCCGGGCCAACCGCTTTGTGCGGGGCATGGTGCGGCTCGTGGTAGGTACGCTGCTCGACGTGGGTCGGGGCAAGCTCACGCCGCTGGAGTTTCAGCAGGTGCTGCACCGGCAGCAGCGCATAGCAGCCAGCGGAGCTGCCCCGGCCAAAGGGCTGTATCTGAGCAGGGTAGAGTATCCGGCCGGAATAGTGCCAGCCGCAGATGTGCGAGAGCCAGCCTGATTTCGGGCACAAAATAGCCTGTTAGGTTCCAGTGCATAAGGAGTCAGTACAAAAAAGTCTAAATCAGCTGCTTGGAGTAGGTCGGCTCAAAGCGGCTGAGCGCCGGCGCCAAACGCCTTTCTTCGCCGCCACGCAACGAACCTGACCGACCTTTGTTAGCAAGCTACTTTTATGGACCCAACTTCCGCTACCAAAACCGGTCAGGTATTCGACTGGCAGGTGCTGCGCCGCCTGCTCAATTACGTGACGCCCTACCGGGGCACGTTCATCAGCCTTATTATCCTCACGGTGGCCACGGCCGTGCTCGGTACAGTGCGCCCGGCCCTCATCCAGCGCATGGTCGATGTCGACATTACCAACAACGACTGGGCCGGCCTCAACCGCTCCACGCTGTGGCTGCTCGGGCTGCTGCTGGTGCATACGCTGGTGAGCTACCTCCAGACCTACTACGGCGGCTGGCTAGGCCAGTACATTGTGCGCGATATCCGGGCCGACCTCTACCGCCACCTGCTCAGCCTCAAGCTCAGCTTCTTCGACCGCACGCCCATCGGCGTGCTCGTCACGCGCAATATATCCGACGTCGAAACCCTGGCCGACGTGTTTAGCGAGGGCCTGGCCGCCATGGTCGGCGACCTGCTCCAGATTGTCTTTCTCATGATTTTCATGTTCTGGACCAACTGGCAGCTGGCGCTAATCAGCCTCTCGGTTATTCCGCCGCTGCTTTTCAGCACCTACGTTTTTAAGGAGAAGGTAAAAGGCAGCTTTCAGGAAGTGCGCAACGCCGTGGCCAAGCTCAACTCGTTCGTGCAGGAGCACCTTACGGGCATGAACGTGGTGCAAATCTTCAACAACGAGGAGCGCGAGTACCGCAAGTTTGAGGCAATAAACCAGGAGCACACGCGGGCAAATATTAAGTCTGTACTATATTATAGCATCTACTTCCCGGTGGCTGAGGTGCTGGGCGCCATCGGCGTGGGCCTGCTGGTGTGGTACGCCGCCCAGGGTCAGATTGAGGGGAGTATCTCAAAGGGCGCACTCATCGCCTTTATCATGTATAATGCGCTGTTTTTCCGGCCTATCCGCCAGATTGCCGACCGCTTCAATACCCTCCAGCTGGGCCTGGTGAGTACCGAGCGCCTGCTCAAGCTGCTCGACAGTAAAGACCTGGTAGCCACTTCCGGCACCGCGCCGGTGCCCCAGCTGCAAGGCGAGGTAGAGTTCGACCACGTCTGGTTTGCCTACAACCAGCAGGAAGGCGAAACAGATGAGCCCGAATGGGTGCTCAGGGATATCAGCTTCCACGTGCAGCCCGGCCAGACGGTGGCATTTGTGGGCGCTACCGGCGCGGGCAAAACGAGCATCATCAATCTTTTATCGCGTTTTTACGATATTCAGCAGGGGCATATCCGGGTCGATGGCCACGACCTGCGCGAGTACGACCTGAGCCAGCTGCGCCGCCAGATTGGCGTGGTGCTGCAGGATGTCTTTCTGTTTGCCGGCTCTATCCGCGATAATATTACCCTGGGCAACCGCCAGATAAGCGACACGCAGATTTGGGAAGCCGCCGCGCTGGTCGGGGCCGAGCGCTTTATCGGCCGCCTGCCCGGCGGCCTCGACTACCCCGTGATGGAGCGCGGCGCTACGCTCTCGGTGGGCCAGCGCCAGCTCATCAGCTTCGTGCGGGCGCTGGTGTACCAGCCCCGCGTGATTGTGCTCGACGAGGCCACTTCC
The sequence above is drawn from the Hymenobacter baengnokdamensis genome and encodes:
- a CDS encoding PID-CTERM protein-sorting domain-containing protein; the protein is MKLLLTMALLLALTGLAQAQAPGSTGPTPQAVTSVPLDGGASLLLASGVAYGLKRLRQRRAR
- the truA gene encoding tRNA pseudouridine(38-40) synthase TruA, with translation MRYFIHLAYDGTAYSGWQVQPGVPTVQEALNTALSNVLRQSVRTQGSGRTDAGVHASHQVAHFEADFPPEMTLDLLRYRLNRALPPDVQVFRIHEVDERANARFSAEARTYEYFVRLRPDPFRRDQALYLDRGRPDVGAMNVAASYLVGQFDFTAFSKVKGAETHYICCLYEAGWHETAEGLVFRIRANRFVRGMVRLVVGTLLDVGRGKLTPLEFQQVLHRQQRIAASGAAPAKGLYLSRVEYPAGIVPAADVREPA
- a CDS encoding ABC transporter ATP-binding protein, which codes for MDPTSATKTGQVFDWQVLRRLLNYVTPYRGTFISLIILTVATAVLGTVRPALIQRMVDVDITNNDWAGLNRSTLWLLGLLLVHTLVSYLQTYYGGWLGQYIVRDIRADLYRHLLSLKLSFFDRTPIGVLVTRNISDVETLADVFSEGLAAMVGDLLQIVFLMIFMFWTNWQLALISLSVIPPLLFSTYVFKEKVKGSFQEVRNAVAKLNSFVQEHLTGMNVVQIFNNEEREYRKFEAINQEHTRANIKSVLYYSIYFPVAEVLGAIGVGLLVWYAAQGQIEGSISKGALIAFIMYNALFFRPIRQIADRFNTLQLGLVSTERLLKLLDSKDLVATSGTAPVPQLQGEVEFDHVWFAYNQQEGETDEPEWVLRDISFHVQPGQTVAFVGATGAGKTSIINLLSRFYDIQQGHIRVDGHDLREYDLSQLRRQIGVVLQDVFLFAGSIRDNITLGNRQISDTQIWEAAALVGAERFIGRLPGGLDYPVMERGATLSVGQRQLISFVRALVYQPRVIVLDEATSSVDSETEELIQHAIDKLMEGRTSLVIAHRLSTIQKADRIIVLDRGEIKETGTHDELLRLGGYYAQLYRMQYKGAEVNG